The nucleotide sequence GATTAGACCTCTTGCATAAGTCAGAAATTGAAGAGGTTTAGCCCTCATTTTTCGCTAATTGACCGCATAAAACTGCATAAAAGTCGTTAAGCAACGGTTTAATTGCTAAAAGATGGGAACTAATTTTATTACTCGTTACTCGTTACTCCCATCGATACGTCTTAAGTTTTGCAAGAGGTCTATTGTAGCGTTCTTTTCATCTCACAGCCCCTCAGTCCCAGTGCCTCTGGCACGGCTACGCCAACAGCCCCTCAGCCCATTAAAATGACGTTATCAATTACATGAATAATGCCATTATCTGCTTCAATATCGGCAGCGACGACAGTGGCATTTTTCACTTCAAAGCCATCGGAACAATCGAGTCTAATATCTGAACCTTCTACCGAAATAATTGAATCTAGCTGGGCTAAATCTGCTTGTTTATATTTTCCCGCCACTACATGGTAGGTCAAAATTCTGATTAACTGAGGAATGTTTTGCACTAAGGTTTGGATAGTTCCTGGTGGCAGTTTCGCAAATGCTTCATCAGTGGGGGCAAAAA is from Merismopedia glauca CCAP 1448/3 and encodes:
- a CDS encoding fasciclin domain-containing protein, yielding MADIVDIAVSAGSFNTLVTAVKAAGLVETLKSPGPFTVFAPTDEAFAKLPPGTIQTLVQNIPQLIRILTYHVVAGKYKQADLAQLDSIISVEGSDIRLDCSDGFEVKNATVVAADIEADNGIIHVIDNVILMG